In Salvelinus sp. IW2-2015 unplaced genomic scaffold, ASM291031v2 Un_scaffold1795, whole genome shotgun sequence, the genomic stretch tttttttacaactaTTTACAAGAAGAGACCAAGAAGTCATGAGAATACCGAGACCATGCGCACGGTTTTGTGGACTTGTACAAGCAGTTTAGGTTCGAGATAGAAAAGTCGAAAATCGTTTTATATGTAAGAGATCATTTTTCTGGTATATATGAAAGTCGAGTTTTTGAAAAGgaactattttttttacatttcggagtttattcaacgttttttattttaactATGGCGGAATCGGTTATTTGGGCAGGTACGGCGCGTTGTGCGTTGTTGATCTTGTGTGCGCTTTTCCCGTTGTGTTCGGGCCAGTACCACGGTGAGAAGGGCRTCTCTATACCCGAACACGGCTTCTGCCAGCCCATCTCCATACCCCTCTGTACGGACATCGCCTATAACCAGACCATCATGCCGAATCTCCTCGGCCACACGAACCAGGAAGACGCCGGGCTGGAGGTGCACCAGTTCTACCCGCTCGTCAAGGTCCAGTGTTCCATGGACCTGAAGTTCTTCCTGTGTTCAATGTACGCGCCGGTCTGTACGGTCCTCGAGCAGGCTATCCCGCCGTGCAGGTCCCTGTGTGAGCGGGCGAGACAAGGCTGCGAGGCMCTGATGAATAAGTTCGGTTTCCAGTGGCCGGAGAGGCTCCGCTGTGAGAACTTCCCCGTCCACGGAGCRGGRGAGATCTGTGTGGGTCAAAACACTTCGGACACCGGTAGCCCCACCTCTTACCCAACACCCTACGTTCCTGAGCTCRTGACTCTACCCCCCAATATGGGTCGACCGAACCAGCACCGGGAGTTCTCCTGCCCGCTACAACTGCAGGTGCCCAACTATCTGAACTACTACTTTATGGGGGTAAAGGACTGCGGCGCGCCTTGCGAGCCCACCAARCCCAACGGGTTGATGTATTTtcgggaggaggaggtgaagttTGGCAGGCTCTGGGTCGGGATCTGGTCCGTTCTGTGCTGTGTGAGCACCCTGTTCACAGTSCTGACCTATCTAGTGGACATGAGACGGTTCAGCTACCCGGAGAGGCCTATCATCTTCCTCTCTGGCTGTTACTTCATGGTGGCCACTGCCTACGTGGCTGGGTTTCTCTTAGAGGATAAAGTGGTGTGTATTGATCA encodes the following:
- the fzd7a gene encoding frizzled-7-A; protein product: MAESVIWAGTARCALLILCALFPLCSGQYHGEKGXSIPEHGFCQPISIPLCTDIAYNQTIMPNLLGHTNQEDAGLEVHQFYPLVKVQCSMDLKFFLCSMYAPVCTVLEQAIPPCRSLCERARQGCEALMNKFGFQWPERLRCENFPVHGAGEICVGQNTSDTGSPTSYPTPYVPELXTLPPNMGRPNQHREFSCPLQLQVPNYLNYYFMGVKDCGAPCEPTKPNGLMYFREEEVKFGRLWVGIWSVLCCVSTLFTVLTYLVDMRRFSYPERPIIFLSGCYFMVATAYVAGFLLEDKVVCIDQFKDTGYKTVAQGTKKEGCTILFMILYFFGMASSIWWVILSFTWFLSAGMKWGHEAIEANSPYFHLAAWAVPAVKTITILAMGQVDGDLLTGVCYVGINSVNSLRGFVLAPLFVYLFIGTSFLLAGFVSLFRIRTIMKHDGTKTEKLEKLMVRIGVFSVLYTVPATIVIACCFYEQAFREQWKKTWHTQICKRFAVPCPPNNFALVTPDFTVFMIKYLMTLIVGITSGFWIWSGKTLQSWRRFYKRLSTSNQGETTV